In Pirellulales bacterium, the following are encoded in one genomic region:
- the rplJ gene encoding 50S ribosomal protein L10 has protein sequence MSKFVKNLISDDLKRRLDGVENALLVSVAGLDANKNSRLRKTLREKNIQLLVIKNSLARRATEGTPLAAAFEQMEGSLAVVWGAEDIVSLAKQVTALSGDKQYEPFAARGGVMDGSRLTADQVAAVSKWPSRQEQLSILVGQILSPGATLAAQFTGPGAALASQIKQKGEEQEEGSAPEAAAQ, from the coding sequence ATGAGTAAATTTGTCAAGAACCTGATTAGCGACGATCTCAAGCGCCGGCTGGACGGCGTCGAAAACGCCCTGCTGGTCAGCGTGGCGGGACTCGACGCCAACAAGAACTCGCGGCTGCGCAAGACGTTGCGCGAGAAGAACATTCAATTGCTGGTCATCAAGAACAGCCTCGCTCGCCGGGCGACCGAAGGCACGCCCTTGGCCGCGGCCTTCGAGCAAATGGAAGGCTCGCTGGCCGTCGTGTGGGGCGCCGAAGACATCGTGTCGCTGGCCAAGCAGGTCACCGCCCTCAGCGGCGACAAACAGTACGAACCGTTCGCCGCCCGTGGCGGCGTGATGGACGGCAGCCGGCTGACCGCCGATCAGGTGGCGGCGGTGAGCAAGTGGCCGAGCCGGCAGGAACAACTCAGCATTCTGGTCGGTCAGATTCTCAGTCCGGGGGCCACGTTGGCTGCCCAGTTCACCGGCCCCGGCGCCGCGTTGGCCAGCCAGATCAAGCAAAAGGGAGAGGAGCAAGAAGAGGGATCTGCCCCAGAAGCAGCCGCACAATAG
- the nusG gene encoding transcription termination/antitermination protein NusG: MTDELDDLLTGPDEGPLEHAEPETGGPAAEAARPVDAPDAPSQAGAASPEATEAVAAGPDASEQPALSQEEGPQEEDRPAAKRAASRSKPAKARALRAPLEVGSLEKQPIKKDWYILKVQSNREDSIADALKRRIAIEGLGDYFDEIIVPTEKVSEFKGGKKRVVKRKIYPGYIVVHMELNDDTWFLVRETPGIGDFTGSGGKPTPMLPHEVNKIVAKQEDKAEEEIRTVIPYSQGDRVRIKEGTFENFEGDVDNIDKANGRVTIMINIFGRSTPVELEYWQVEKL; encoded by the coding sequence GTGACGGATGAACTCGACGATTTATTGACCGGGCCCGACGAGGGTCCGCTCGAGCACGCGGAACCGGAGACGGGCGGGCCGGCCGCTGAAGCCGCGCGCCCGGTCGACGCGCCTGATGCGCCGTCGCAGGCAGGGGCGGCAAGCCCAGAGGCGACTGAGGCGGTCGCCGCGGGCCCCGACGCGTCCGAACAGCCGGCTCTGTCGCAGGAAGAGGGGCCGCAGGAAGAGGATCGGCCGGCGGCAAAACGCGCCGCGTCCAGGAGCAAGCCGGCCAAAGCCCGCGCGCTGCGTGCTCCGCTCGAAGTCGGGTCGCTGGAAAAACAACCGATCAAGAAAGACTGGTACATTCTCAAGGTGCAGAGCAACCGCGAGGACTCCATCGCCGACGCGCTGAAACGCCGCATCGCCATCGAAGGATTGGGCGATTACTTTGACGAGATTATCGTTCCCACGGAGAAGGTCTCGGAATTCAAAGGCGGCAAAAAGCGGGTCGTCAAGCGGAAGATCTACCCCGGTTACATCGTCGTCCACATGGAATTGAACGACGACACGTGGTTCCTGGTGCGCGAAACGCCCGGCATCGGCGACTTCACGGGATCGGGCGGCAAGCCGACCCCCATGCTGCCGCACGAAGTGAACAAGATCGTCGCCAAGCAGGAAGATAAAGCGGAGGAAGAGATTCGCACCGTGATTCCCTACAGCCAGGGCGACCGGGTGCGGATCAAAGAAGGGACGTTCGAGAACTTCGAGGGCGACGTCGACAACATCGACAAGGCGAACGGACGCGTAACGATCATGATCAACATTTTCGGCCGCTCGACGCCGGTCGAGCTGGAATACTGGCAAGTGGAAAAACTTTAA
- a CDS encoding hydantoinase B/oxoprolinase family protein: MSQNPWEFWIDVGGTFTDCFARLPDGPLRRHKLLSSGVTKGAAAANSSQAVIVDPARTDDPDGFWNGFTLRLLSVDGKTLAERHVHSFDANTGTFSLDMPLNEVPAAGQPYELASDCEAPVLAIRYLMRLPADSMIPAVRVRLGTTRGTNALITRRGANTALVTTRGFGDVLHIGYQNRPKLFELAIKKPVPLFAHVVEIGERVTAKGEVLQAPDEQQVREQLTELKARGIESLAICLLHAFKHTAHEEIVARTAAEIGFDEISVSSRVAPLIKIVSRGDTTVVDAYLNPVLRGYVERLREALGASELRIMTSAGGLVSAERFLGKDSILSGPAGGVVGFARAARQAGFERAIGFDMGGTSTDVARFDGRFELEYETEKAGVRVVAPMLSIETVAAGGGSICSFDGVKLVVGPDSAGAEPGPACYGRGGPLAVTDLNFYLGKILPRHFPFPLDRRAVEGRLAALIETVAAATGRRYSPIELCDGFLRVANSNMVKAIQSISVAKGYDPRDYVLVAFGGAAGQHACTVARELGMRQILLHPDAGLLSAYGIGQADVSRHRASGVYQPYSETAVAELAGQFQRMADEARGELFAEGVDPARIEVRRSLDLRYRGLDAYLTIAEPSDGDYAEAYATEHERLYGYRRPQRPLEIVAARVEVVGRSPEEPAAPASAAFRRAISEAATGAWFDTVEHATAVYDRATLRPGDVMGGPAIIHESSSTTVIDPGWQGEILAGGELLLTDQAGQARTQVSTEADPVMLEVFNNQFAGIAEQMGITLRNTASSVNVKERLDFSCAIFTAAGDLVVNAPHIPVHLGAMSETIKRLLDDFPGMQSGDVFVTNNPYRGGSHLPDVTVVTPVFTTDGDSGRLVFFTASRAHHAEIGGIRPGSLPPFSRNLAEEGVLIRGMKLVERGQSRLDNLKSLLLSGAYPTRNVADNLADIEAQVAANHRGSGDLRRLVQRYRLPVVLAYMGHIQAASERKMRSALARLGDGEYQFVDHLDDGSPIVAKITVRGDAATIDFTGTGAVLPGNLNANRAIVTAAVMYCLRAMIGEEIPLNQGVLAPVEIVVPECLLNPPEGPSPETSAAVVGGNVETSQRVVDVLLGALQLAAASQGTMNNVVFGDATFGYYETICGGAGATADADGADAVHTHMTNTRLTDPEVIEHRYPVRAREFSIRRGSGGAGRKRGGDGIVRKLEFLRPLEVSIVSQRRGPYPPYGLFGGEPGAVGRNSLQRADGTIEDLGSQVQFTAMPGDVLTIETPGGGGYGEL; this comes from the coding sequence ATGTCGCAAAACCCGTGGGAATTCTGGATCGATGTGGGTGGCACGTTTACGGATTGCTTTGCCCGGCTGCCCGACGGACCGCTCAGGCGGCATAAGCTGCTCAGCTCCGGCGTGACGAAAGGGGCGGCGGCCGCGAATTCGAGCCAAGCGGTCATCGTCGATCCCGCGCGGACCGACGACCCGGACGGTTTTTGGAATGGATTCACGTTGCGTCTGCTGTCCGTCGACGGAAAGACGCTCGCCGAACGACACGTGCATTCCTTCGACGCCAACACGGGCACGTTCTCGCTCGACATGCCCCTGAACGAAGTGCCCGCGGCGGGTCAGCCCTATGAGCTGGCGAGCGACTGCGAGGCGCCGGTCCTGGCAATTCGCTACCTCATGCGGCTGCCGGCCGATTCAATGATACCGGCCGTGCGCGTCCGTTTGGGCACGACGCGGGGAACGAACGCGCTGATCACCCGCCGCGGCGCGAATACGGCACTGGTCACCACGCGCGGCTTCGGCGACGTCCTGCACATCGGCTATCAGAACCGGCCGAAACTGTTCGAGCTGGCCATCAAGAAACCGGTCCCCTTGTTTGCGCACGTGGTGGAGATCGGCGAGCGCGTGACCGCCAAAGGCGAAGTGTTGCAAGCTCCCGATGAACAGCAAGTGCGAGAGCAGCTTACCGAGCTTAAAGCACGTGGCATCGAGTCGTTGGCCATCTGTCTGCTGCACGCCTTCAAGCACACGGCGCATGAGGAGATCGTCGCAAGGACCGCCGCCGAAATCGGCTTCGACGAGATCAGCGTCAGCAGCCGCGTCGCGCCGCTGATCAAGATCGTGTCGCGCGGCGATACGACCGTGGTCGATGCCTACCTCAACCCCGTGTTGCGGGGCTACGTCGAGCGACTGCGCGAGGCGCTCGGCGCGAGCGAGCTGCGGATCATGACCTCGGCCGGCGGCCTGGTAAGCGCCGAGCGGTTCCTGGGCAAAGACAGCATTTTGTCGGGCCCGGCCGGAGGCGTGGTCGGTTTTGCCCGTGCGGCGCGGCAGGCGGGCTTCGAGCGGGCCATCGGTTTCGACATGGGTGGCACCAGCACCGACGTGGCGCGCTTCGACGGCCGCTTCGAGCTGGAGTACGAAACCGAGAAAGCCGGCGTGCGCGTGGTGGCGCCGATGCTGTCGATCGAGACGGTGGCGGCGGGCGGCGGATCGATCTGCTCCTTCGACGGCGTGAAGCTGGTGGTCGGCCCCGATAGCGCCGGCGCCGAGCCGGGTCCGGCCTGCTATGGCCGCGGCGGCCCGCTGGCCGTCACCGACCTCAACTTCTATCTGGGCAAGATTCTGCCGCGACACTTTCCCTTTCCACTCGATCGTCGCGCGGTCGAAGGCCGGCTGGCGGCGTTGATCGAAACCGTCGCTGCCGCCACGGGCAGGCGTTATTCGCCCATCGAACTGTGCGACGGCTTTCTGCGAGTGGCGAACTCGAACATGGTCAAGGCCATTCAGTCGATCTCGGTTGCCAAGGGTTACGACCCTCGCGATTACGTGCTCGTCGCCTTTGGAGGCGCGGCCGGTCAGCACGCTTGCACCGTGGCCAGAGAGCTGGGCATGCGGCAGATTCTCTTGCATCCCGACGCCGGGCTGCTCAGCGCGTACGGCATCGGACAGGCCGACGTTTCGCGGCACCGGGCCAGCGGCGTGTATCAACCCTATTCCGAGACCGCCGTCGCCGAGTTGGCTGGGCAATTTCAGCGAATGGCCGACGAGGCGCGAGGCGAGTTGTTCGCCGAAGGCGTCGATCCAGCGCGGATCGAAGTCCGCCGGTCGCTCGATCTGCGGTACCGCGGGTTGGACGCTTATCTGACGATCGCGGAGCCGTCCGACGGCGACTACGCCGAAGCCTACGCGACCGAACATGAGCGACTCTATGGCTACCGCCGGCCGCAGCGGCCGCTGGAAATTGTGGCCGCCCGCGTGGAAGTCGTGGGACGCTCGCCGGAAGAACCGGCAGCGCCGGCCTCGGCCGCTTTCCGTCGCGCAATCAGTGAAGCCGCGACCGGCGCCTGGTTCGACACCGTCGAACACGCCACCGCCGTCTACGATCGCGCGACGCTGCGGCCGGGCGACGTGATGGGCGGGCCGGCGATTATTCACGAGTCGTCGTCGACCACGGTGATCGATCCCGGCTGGCAGGGAGAGATTCTGGCGGGCGGCGAGTTGCTGCTGACCGACCAGGCCGGCCAGGCACGTACGCAAGTTTCGACCGAGGCCGACCCGGTGATGCTCGAAGTGTTCAACAACCAGTTCGCCGGCATTGCCGAGCAGATGGGCATTACGCTGCGAAACACGGCCAGCAGCGTCAATGTGAAGGAGCGGCTCGACTTCAGTTGCGCCATTTTCACTGCTGCCGGCGACCTGGTGGTCAACGCGCCGCACATTCCGGTTCACCTGGGGGCCATGAGCGAGACGATCAAGCGGCTGCTCGACGACTTCCCCGGCATGCAGTCGGGCGATGTGTTCGTGACGAACAACCCGTATCGCGGCGGCTCGCACCTGCCCGACGTGACGGTCGTGACGCCCGTCTTCACCACGGACGGCGACTCCGGGCGGCTGGTGTTCTTCACGGCCAGCCGCGCCCATCACGCGGAGATCGGCGGCATCCGGCCCGGCTCGCTTCCGCCCTTTTCGCGAAACCTGGCCGAAGAAGGTGTGCTCATCCGCGGCATGAAGCTGGTCGAGCGCGGCCAATCGCGGTTGGACAACCTGAAATCCCTCCTGCTTTCAGGGGCCTATCCGACGCGGAACGTGGCCGATAACCTGGCCGACATCGAGGCCCAGGTCGCGGCCAATCATCGCGGCTCAGGCGATCTGCGGCGGTTGGTCCAACGATACCGTCTGCCCGTTGTGCTGGCCTACATGGGGCACATTCAGGCCGCGTCCGAGCGAAAGATGCGTTCGGCCTTGGCCCGGCTGGGCGACGGCGAATATCAATTCGTCGACCATCTCGACGACGGTTCGCCCATCGTCGCCAAGATCACCGTCCGGGGCGACGCGGCGACCATCGACTTCACGGGCACCGGTGCCGTATTGCCGGGCAACCTGAATGCGAACCGGGCGATCGTGACCGCGGCCGTGATGTACTGTCTGCGGGCCATGATCGGCGAGGAGATTCCGCTCAACCAGGGCGTGCTGGCGCCGGTCGAGATCGTCGTTCCGGAGTGTTTGCTGAATCCGCCCGAAGGTCCGTCGCCGGAAACGTCCGCTGCCGTGGTGGGCGGCAACGTCGAGACCTCGCAGCGGGTGGTCGACGTATTGCTCGGCGCCTTGCAACTGGCCGCGGCTAGCCAGGGAACAATGAACAACGTCGTCTTCGGCGACGCGACGTTCGGCTATTACGAAACGATCTGCGGCGGTGCCGGCGCTACGGCCGATGCCGACGGCGCCGACGCGGTTCACACGCACATGACCAACACGCGGCTCACCGATCCGGAAGTGATCGAGCACCGCTATCCCGTGCGCGCGCGCGAATTCTCCATTCGTCGCGGGTCGGGCGGCGCGGGCCGAAAGCGCGGCGGAGACGGCATCGTGCGGAAGCTGGAGTTTTTGCGGCCGCTGGAAGTTTCGATCGTATCTCAGCGCCGCGGCCCCTACCCGCCTTACGGCCTTTTCGGCGGCGAGCCGGGAGCGGTTGGCCGCAACTCGCTCCAGCGCGCCGACGGGACGATCGAGGATTTAGGGAGCCAAGTACAGTTCACGGCCATGCCCGGCGACGTATTGACGATCGAAACACCCGGCGGCGGAGGGTATGGGGAGCTGTGA
- the tuf gene encoding elongation factor Tu: protein MAKATFERKKPHVNVGTIGHIDHGKTTLTGAILAVQAAKGLASFKSYADIAKGGTVRDETKTVTIAVSHVEYESDKRHYAHIDCPGHADFIKNMITGAAQMDGAILVVSAADGPMPQTREHILLARQVGVPALVVFLNKVDLVDDPELLELVELELRELLTHYGFPGDEIPIIRGASRLAYDNPKDPEKTKCIQELLDAIDSYIPEPVREVDKPFLMAVEDVFSIEGRGTVATGRIERGMVKVGEEIEIVGLSKKPAKTTVTGVEMFNKTLDSGQAGDNVGCLLRGLKRDDIERGQVLAKPGSITPHTKFEAEVYVLSKEEGGRHTPFFSGYRPQFYFRTTDVTGTANLTGDVEMCMPGDNAKLSIELISPIAMDDGVRFAIREGGKTVGSGVVTKILE from the coding sequence ATGGCCAAGGCAACTTTCGAACGGAAAAAACCCCACGTCAACGTCGGCACGATCGGTCACATCGACCACGGCAAGACCACGCTCACAGGCGCCATCCTGGCGGTCCAGGCGGCCAAGGGCCTGGCGAGCTTCAAGTCCTACGCCGATATCGCCAAGGGCGGCACGGTGCGCGACGAGACCAAGACGGTGACCATCGCCGTCAGCCACGTCGAATACGAGAGCGACAAGCGTCACTACGCCCACATCGACTGCCCAGGCCACGCCGACTTCATCAAGAACATGATCACCGGCGCCGCCCAAATGGACGGGGCGATCCTGGTCGTGTCGGCCGCCGACGGCCCGATGCCCCAGACCCGCGAGCACATTCTGTTGGCCCGCCAGGTGGGCGTGCCGGCGTTGGTGGTCTTTCTCAACAAGGTCGACCTGGTCGACGACCCCGAGTTGCTGGAGCTGGTCGAGTTGGAGCTGCGCGAGCTGCTCACGCACTACGGCTTTCCCGGCGACGAGATTCCGATCATTCGCGGCGCCAGTCGCCTGGCCTACGACAACCCCAAGGATCCGGAAAAAACCAAGTGCATCCAGGAATTGCTCGACGCCATCGACAGCTACATTCCCGAGCCGGTGCGCGAGGTCGACAAGCCGTTCTTGATGGCGGTGGAAGACGTGTTCTCGATCGAAGGCCGCGGCACGGTGGCCACGGGCCGTATCGAGCGCGGCATGGTCAAGGTCGGCGAAGAAATTGAAATTGTCGGCCTCTCCAAGAAACCCGCCAAGACCACGGTCACCGGCGTCGAAATGTTCAACAAGACGCTCGATTCGGGACAAGCGGGCGACAACGTCGGCTGCTTGCTCCGCGGTCTGAAGCGCGACGACATCGAGCGCGGCCAGGTGCTGGCCAAGCCCGGCTCGATCACGCCGCACACCAAGTTCGAGGCCGAAGTGTACGTGCTGTCCAAGGAAGAAGGCGGACGGCACACGCCGTTCTTCAGCGGCTACCGTCCGCAGTTCTACTTCCGCACGACCGACGTGACCGGCACGGCCAACCTGACGGGCGACGTCGAAATGTGCATGCCCGGCGACAACGCCAAGCTCTCGATCGAGCTCATCAGCCCGATCGCCATGGACGACGGCGTGCGTTTCGCCATCCGCGAGGGTGGTAAGACGGTCGGTTCGGGCGTGGTGACCAAGATCCTTGAGTAA
- the secE gene encoding preprotein translocase subunit SecE yields the protein MREGNTAIHPMWRELFSVGIYKRSQGRIARQVTFAVLAAVVALGAWSLQQFLMDRSVTAQFGAAGAVLVVGWWMSYRAVNMPRFADFLIAVEAEMNKVSWPSKGELFRSSVVVIITMFGLAATLYFYDLLWQMLLTKLGVLRG from the coding sequence GTGAGAGAAGGCAATACGGCAATCCATCCGATGTGGCGCGAGTTGTTCAGCGTCGGCATCTATAAGCGGAGCCAGGGGCGCATTGCGCGGCAGGTGACGTTTGCCGTACTGGCGGCCGTGGTGGCACTGGGCGCCTGGAGTTTGCAGCAGTTCTTGATGGACCGCTCGGTCACCGCGCAATTCGGCGCGGCGGGTGCGGTGCTCGTCGTGGGCTGGTGGATGTCGTATCGCGCGGTCAACATGCCGCGCTTTGCCGACTTTCTCATCGCGGTCGAAGCCGAGATGAATAAGGTTTCGTGGCCGTCGAAGGGCGAGCTGTTTCGCAGCTCGGTGGTGGTGATCATCACCATGTTCGGCCTGGCCGCGACGCTTTACTTTTACGATTTGTTGTGGCAAATGCTCCTGACCAAGCTCGGGGTATTGCGAGGATAG
- the rplA gene encoding 50S ribosomal protein L1, with the protein MPHQSKRFKALAAKAPGTSAPLPLDKAVSLLKQFNTTKFDQSVEIAMRLGIDAKQADQLVRGSIVLPHGIGKSLRVVVFAKGDLADQAKAAGADEVGSDDLAKKIKDGWTEFDVCIAAPDMMGLVGPLGRVLGPRGLMPSPRAGTVTPEVAKTVKEYKAGKVEFRNDSGGVVHAAVGKLSFDAAKLAENIQAFINHIHGMKPHTVKGHFVRTVAISATMSPGIRIAA; encoded by the coding sequence ATGCCTCATCAATCCAAACGATTCAAAGCCCTGGCCGCCAAAGCGCCGGGCACGAGCGCGCCCTTGCCGCTCGACAAGGCGGTCAGCCTGCTCAAGCAGTTCAACACCACCAAGTTCGATCAGTCAGTCGAGATCGCCATGCGGCTGGGCATCGACGCCAAGCAGGCCGACCAGTTGGTGCGCGGCTCGATCGTGCTGCCGCACGGCATCGGCAAGTCGCTGCGCGTGGTGGTCTTCGCCAAGGGCGATCTGGCCGACCAGGCCAAGGCGGCGGGTGCCGACGAAGTGGGCTCCGACGATCTAGCCAAGAAGATCAAAGACGGCTGGACCGAGTTCGACGTATGTATCGCCGCGCCCGACATGATGGGCCTGGTCGGGCCCTTGGGCCGCGTGCTGGGTCCGCGAGGTCTGATGCCTTCGCCGCGTGCCGGCACAGTCACGCCCGAAGTCGCCAAGACGGTCAAAGAATACAAGGCCGGCAAAGTGGAGTTCCGCAACGATTCGGGCGGCGTCGTGCATGCGGCGGTCGGCAAGTTGAGTTTTGACGCGGCCAAGCTGGCGGAGAACATCCAGGCCTTCATCAACCACATTCACGGCATGAAGCCGCACACGGTGAAGGGGCACTTTGTCAGGACGGTCGCCATTAGCGCCACGATGAGTCCCGGTATCCGAATCGCCGCATAG
- the rplL gene encoding 50S ribosomal protein L7/L12 has protein sequence MEYSTTTKELGEKIAELTLKQAKELSDYLEKTYDIKAMAGGGVMMVQGGAGGAAAPEVVEKTEFDVVLEAFGDKKIGVIKVVRAATGLGLKEAKDLVEAVPSKIKEGISKEDAEKLKKELEEAGATVSIK, from the coding sequence ATGGAATATTCCACTACAACCAAAGAACTCGGTGAGAAGATCGCTGAGCTCACGCTTAAGCAGGCCAAAGAGCTGAGTGACTACCTGGAAAAGACCTACGACATCAAGGCCATGGCCGGCGGCGGGGTGATGATGGTGCAGGGCGGCGCGGGCGGGGCCGCGGCCCCGGAGGTGGTCGAGAAGACCGAGTTCGACGTCGTGCTGGAAGCCTTTGGCGACAAGAAAATCGGCGTCATCAAGGTGGTGCGTGCCGCGACCGGCCTGGGCCTGAAAGAGGCCAAGGACCTGGTCGAGGCCGTGCCCAGCAAGATCAAGGAAGGCATCTCCAAGGAAGACGCCGAAAAGTTGAAGAAGGAGCTGGAGGAAGCCGGCGCCACGGTTTCCATCAAGTAG
- the rplK gene encoding 50S ribosomal protein L11 produces MAKQLVTQVKFQVPGGQATPAPPVGTALGRFGVNLGQFVQQFNERTREAGGMPIPVVVSVYNDRSFDFVTKSPPAAALLKQAASIAKGSGVPNKEKVGKVTGAQIEEIVKQKMADLNARDVAHARRMIEGTARSMGITVE; encoded by the coding sequence ATGGCAAAGCAACTCGTAACACAAGTCAAGTTTCAGGTGCCTGGCGGCCAGGCGACGCCGGCGCCGCCCGTGGGCACGGCGCTGGGCCGTTTCGGCGTGAACCTGGGTCAGTTTGTCCAGCAATTCAACGAACGGACGCGCGAAGCGGGCGGCATGCCGATCCCGGTCGTGGTGAGCGTCTACAACGACCGCAGTTTCGATTTCGTCACCAAGAGTCCGCCGGCCGCGGCGTTGTTGAAGCAAGCGGCCAGCATCGCCAAGGGGTCGGGCGTGCCGAACAAGGAGAAGGTCGGCAAGGTCACGGGGGCGCAGATTGAAGAAATTGTCAAGCAGAAGATGGCCGATCTCAACGCGCGCGACGTGGCCCACGCACGCCGCATGATCGAGGGGACGGCCCGCAGCATGGGAATTACCGTGGAGTGA